A region from the Malus domestica chromosome 07, GDT2T_hap1 genome encodes:
- the LOC103440078 gene encoding QWRF motif-containing protein 7-like → MSRRQQQQSSPRLLRSRSGTSSTPTLTLPQNVSRSCTTTPNNSQRFTSPKRSKSTVKSRTNKNHEEEKVHALKQKKGGQEDIIGQQGTNNLGINTSFAKLQRGSTSPSPSPRPRKSVSMPSPPSPSAWALSPGRSLPRKVAPDPPAAAPSTRAARVKSSGGGVGGVLKYFRLQKKVPPVQEEDFHRFPLLHNRLLQWRFANARAEAAKLDAQRISQDKLFSVWLRTLKVRKFILDKRIQVQKLKHEIKVYQILNPQIFLLNEWGKLDKKNQESISRLVRKLSGMSNTIPLVNDAKTDVASVYEAMTSAMAAMEDNLGMVSKLLPELEKVLYMVTELLISQKQQRDLESNLALVSALAPTL, encoded by the exons ATGTCACGCAGGCAGCAGCAGCAATCCAGCCCTCGACTTCTCAGAAGCAGAAGTGGAACTTCTTCGACCCCGACCCTAACCCTACCGCAAAACGTTTCACGTTCATGCACTACCACGCCAAACAACAGCCAAAGATTCACCAGCCCCAAGCGCTCGAAATCCACCGTGAAATCAAGAACCAATAAGAATCACGAGGAAGAGAAAGTACATGCACTCAAGCAAAAGAAGGGTGGCCAAGAAGATATCATTGGACAACAAGGTACTAATAATTTAGGTATAAATACGAGTTTTGCTAAGTTGCAGCGAGGGAGTACTAGTCCTAGTCCAAGTCCACGCCCTAGAAAATCAGTGTCCATGCCGTCTCCGCCGTCTCCTTCAGCATGGGCTTTGTCCCCGGGACGGTCTTTGCCGCGCAAGGTGGCACCGGATCCCCCAGCGGCGGCGCCTTCGACAAGGGCAGCCAGGGTTAAGTCTAGTGGTGGCGGGGTTGGTGGGGTTTTAAAGTATTTTAGGCTGCAGAAGAAAGTGCCGCCGGTACAAGAGGAGGACTTCCACCGGTTTCCCCTTTTGCATAATAGGCTGCTGCAGTGGAGGTTTGCAAACGCCAGAGCTGAGGCTGCCAAGCTTGATGCACAGAGAATTTCACAG gaTAAATTATTTAGTGTGTGGCTTAGAACATTGAAAGTGAGAAAGTTCATCCTAGACAAAAGAATACAAGTGCAAAAGCTCAAGCATGAGATTAAGGTGTACCAGATTTTGAACCCACAAATTTTCCTACTGAATGAATGGGGaaaattggataaaaaaaatcaagaatccATCAGCAGGTTGGTGAGAAAATTGTCAGGAATGTCAAACACAATCCCTTTGGTCAATGATGCTAAG ACAGATGTGGCATCTGTATATGAAGCCATGACCTCGGCCATGGCTGCGATGGAAGATAATTTAGGAATGGTCTCTAAACTGCTGCCGGAG CTGGAAAAAGTGCTTTACATGGTTACGGAGCTTTTAATCTCACAGAAACAACAGAGAGACTTGGAGAGTAATTTAGCCTTGGTTTCTGCACTTGCG CCTACTTTGTAA